From Solanum lycopersicum chromosome 8, SLM_r2.1, the proteins below share one genomic window:
- the Rab1A gene encoding small GTP-binding protein, with the protein MNPEYDYLFKLLLIGDSGVGKSCLLLRFADDSYLESYISTIGVDFKIRTVDQDGKTIKLQIWDTAGQERFRTITSSYYRGAHGIIVVYDVTDQESFNNVKQWLSEIDRYASDNVNKLLVGNKCDLTAQKVVSTETAQAFADEIGIPFMETSAKNATNVEQAFMAMAASIKNRMASQPASNNARPPTVQIRGQPVNQKSGCCSS; encoded by the exons ATGAATCCAGAATA CGACTATCTGTTCAAGCTTTTGCTTATTGGAGATTCTGGTGTTGGTAAATCGTGTCTTCTCTTGAGATTTGCT gATGATTCATATCTTGAGAGTTACATCAGCACCATCGGTGTGGACTTT AAAATCCGCACAGTTGATCAGGATGGGAAAACCATTAAACTTCAAATT TGGGATACTGCTGGTCAAGAACGTTTTAGGACAATTACCAGCAGTTACTATCGTGGTGCACATGGCATAATT GTGGTTTATGATGTAACCGATCAAGAGAGCTTCAATAATGTCAAGCAATGGTTGAGTGAGATAGATCGATATGCAAGTGATAATGTGAACAAACTTCTTGTTGGAAACAAGTGCGATCTCACAGCTCAGAAGGTGGTTTCCACAGAGACTGCTCAG GCTTTTGCTGATGAGATCGGCATCCCTTTCATGGAAACTAGTGCAAAAAATGCCACCAACGTAGAGCAGGCTTTCATGGCTATGGCTGCTTCAATCAAGAACAG AATGGCAAGCCAACCGGCATCAAACAATGCACGACCTCCAACCGTGCAGATCCGAGGACAACCTGTCAACCAAAAGAGCGGTTGCTGCTCATCTTGA
- the LOC778328 gene encoding methionine rich arabinogalactan precursor: MALSHPMTIFSLFLTFLALTAAQSPMMAPTMPPSTMSMPPTTSTTTPPPMSSMSPPPSAMSPTPSTMSPPPMSPMTPSMSPMGPMTPTMSPMDSPPAPAGPGMAPGMSTPGPAPGPMGGESMASPPPSSGFVHGISISMAMVAIIGSVALFF, translated from the coding sequence ATGGCTCTCTCACATCCTATGacaattttctctctttttcttacatttttagCCCTCACTGCTGCCCAATCCCCCATGATGGCCCCAACAATGCCACCATCCACCATGTCAATGCCACCAACTACTTCCACCACCACTCCTCCACCAATGTCCTCCATGTCACCGCCACCATCCGCCATGTCACCAACACCATCCACCATGTCACCTCCTCCAATGAGCCCAATGACACCATCCATGAGCCCAATGGGCCCAATGACGCCAACCATGAGCCCAATGGACTCACCACCGGCCCCCGCAGGCCCTGGAATGGCCCCTGGTATGAGTACTCCAGGGCCTGCACCCGGACCTATGGGTGGTGAGTCAATGGCTTCTCCACCTCCATCTAGTGGATTTGTTCATGGAATTAGCATCAGCATGGCTATGGTAGCAATTATTGGAAGTGTAGcactttttttctaa
- the LOC101244796 gene encoding monooxygenase 2-like, whose protein sequence is MALISSILQHAKSHSSSKISTYIQRRLFSNDVRKENIVIVGAGIAGLASALSLQRFGIRSLVLEQAESLRTEGSSITLSKNGWKALDAIGVGDELRSQFLELQGVVIKSDDGKELNSFGFKDEDKSQELRVVERRVLLETLASKLPPNSISFSSKLSNIETSENGTNTLLQLQDGTRVSAEVVIACDGVWSPTAKWMGFRQPKYAGHIAFRGLGYFPEGQPYEPKVNYTYGSGLRSGFVPASKTKVYWFVLCNSSSPGPRITDPSILRQQAKELVRDWPVADILNLINLTPDDTLTRNPLYDRWLWPVISPPPFSGRTVLAGDAWHPMTPNMGQGACCALEDSIVLTEKLAEAMKSKHISVEDAFKAYGSERWRRVFPLTVMANRVGALLQSENKLICSVRNNLLVPKLKPRALTKHTNYEFEQAKRDGH, encoded by the exons ATGGCTTTAATCTCTTCAATTTTACAACATGCCAAGTCTCATTCTTCATCTAAAATATCTACTTATATTCAAAGAAGATTATTTTCTAATGAtgttagaaaagaaaatattgtaaTTGTTGGGGCAGGAATTGCTGGCCTTGCTTCTGCCCTTTCACTTCAAAG gTTTGGTATTAGAAGTTTGGTGCTTGAACAAGCTGAATCATTGAGAACTGAAGGAAGTTCAATAACACTTTCTAAAAATGGATGGAAGGCACTTGATGCTATTGGAGTTGGTGATGAACTTAGGAGTCAATTTCTTGAgcttcaagg GGTAGTAATAAAATCAGATGATGGGAAGGAGTTGAACTCATTTGGGTTCAAAGATGAGGACAAAAG CCAAGAACTAAGGGTGGTTGAGAGAAGAGTCTTACTTGAAACACTAGCAAGTAAACTACCACCAAATTCAATATCTTTTTCGTCGAAGTTGTCAAATATTGAGACAAGTGAAAATGGTACTAATACCTTGTTGCAACTTCAAGATGGTACTCGTGTATCCGCTGAG GTGGTGATTGCTTGTGATGGTGTATGGTCACCAACGGCTAAATGGATGGGATTTCGACAGCCTAAGTATGCAGGGCATATCGCCTTTCGAGGCCTAGGATATTTCCCTGAAGGACAGCCATATGAACCAAAAGTAAACTACACGTATGGAAGCGGATTACGCTCTGGATTCGTTCCTGCTTCTAAAACCAAGGTCTACTGGTTTGTCCTGTGCAACAGCTCATCTCCAG GTCCAAGGATCACAGATCCATCGATTTTGAGACAGCAAGCTAAAGAGCTCGTTAGAGATTGGCCAGTCGCGGACATATTAAACCTGATTAATCTTACACCAGACGATACATTAACAAGAAATCCCCTTTATGACCGATGGCTTTGGCCAGTAATAAGTCCTCCACCTTTTAGTGGAAGGACAGTGCTTGCTGGAGATGCATGGCATCCAATGACACCCAACATGGGCCAGGGTGCGTGTTGCGCGTTGGAGGATTCAATAGTTTTGACAGAAAAGTTAGCAGAAGCAATGAAATCCAAGCATATTTCTGTGGAAGATGCATTCAAAGCATATGGTAGTGAAAGATGGAGACGTGTGTTTCCATTAACAGTAATGGCAAATCGCGTTGGAGCACTGCTGCAGTCTGAGAATAAACTGATATGTTCTGTTAGAAATAATCTCCTTGTGCCTAAGCTGAAGCCCAGAGCATTGACGAAACATACCAATTATGAATTTGAGCAAGCTAAAAGAGACGGACATTAG
- the LOC101254512 gene encoding pentatricopeptide repeat-containing protein At4g16835, mitochondrial, with protein MQYQLHFRSKASSFPFSCYRHFCISYTSFNRNPDDISSPEALPAAPSSRHSQLVPSSNVKFSRNGQFSYKKGHLEHCEIDDVVSSNKKITSFIRSGDLDSAFRVFESVKVKTVITWNSILAGFSRKYGFLEEARQLFDKIPEPNVVSYNTMLACYWRNADIQAAKSFFDQMPVKDVASWNTMISGFSQNGLMGEAEELFRVMPVRNEVTWNAMVAGYVESGELESALELFREAPVKGVIARTAIVTGYMRSGNVEMAEKMFQEMVEKSMVTWNTMISGYIENGRAEDGMKLVKKMVGSGIKVNDSTLSSLLLGCSNLSALKLGKQVHQHVVKSPLYLDMTVGTSLISMYSKCGVLEDAWKLFVEMPRKDVVTWNAMISGYAQHGESKKALSLFDEMRRKGMKPDWITFVGVLSACNHAGLVNLGIQYFEQMQNNYGVKPKPDHYTCMVDLLGRAGKLNEAVDLIRKMQFKPHIALFGSLLGSCRIHRNLEVAEFAAKNLLGLEPTNAAGYVQLANVYAAKNQWEGVSKVRKSMKENKVIKSPGYSWMEVGRVVHEFRSGDRLHPDLESIRMKLKDLEKKMKLAGYVPDLDSSLHDVGEEQKEQLLLWHSEKLAIAFGLMKLPPEMPIRIFKNLRICGDCHQATKVISAIETREIIVRDTTRFHHFKNGTCSCGDYW; from the coding sequence ATGCAATATCAACTTCACTTTAGAAGCAAAGCTTCCTCTTTTCCATTCTCATGCTATCGCCATTTTTGTATCTCTTACACCTCTTTTAATCGAAACCCAGATGACATTTCAAGCCCAGAAGCATTGCCTGCAGCTCCATCTTCTCGCCACTCCCAATTGGTACCCTCCAGTAAcgtaaaattttcaagaaatggTCAGTTTTCGTATAAAAAAGGACACTTGGAGCATTGTGAAATCGATGATGTGGTATCATCGaacaagaaaattacaagttttATTCGATCTGGGGATTTGGATTCTGCATTTAGAGTTTTCGAGAGTGTGAAGGTGAAGACAGTTATCACATGGAATTCAATCTTGGCTGggttttcaagaaaatatggGTTTCTTGAAGAAGCACGCCAACTGTTTgataaaattcctgaaccgaaTGTTGTGTCGTATAATACCATGTTAGCTTGTTATTGGAGAAATGCTGATATACAGGCTGCTAAGAGTTTCTTTGATCAAATGCCGGTTAAGGATGTTGCTTCCTGGAATACCATGATTTCAGGGTTCTCTCAAAATGGACTGATGGGTGAAGCGGAGGAGTTGTTTCGGGTAATGCCGGTGAGGAATGAGGTTACTTGGAATGCTATGGTAGCTGGGTATGTTGAATCTGGGGAATTGGAATCAGCATTGGAGTTGTTTAGGGAAGCTCCTGTGAAAGGTGTGATTGCTAGGACAGCGATTGTGACGGGGTATATGAGATCAGGAAATGTTGAAATGGCGGAAAAGATGTTCCAAGAGATGGTAGAGAAGAGTATGGTAACGTGGAACACTATGATTTCGGGTTACATTGAGAATGGGAGAGCAGAGGATGGTATGAAGTTAGTAAAGAAAATGGTGGGATCCGGTATAAAGGTGAATGACTCAACGTTGAGTAGTCTCTTACTAGGTTGTAGTAATTTATCTGCATTGAAATTGGGGAAGCAAGTTCATCAGCATGTCGTGAAGTCCCCTTTGTACTTGGATATGACGGTGGGGACTTCATTGATTAGCATGTATAGCAAGTGTGGAGTTTTGGAGGATGCTTGGAAATTGTTTGTTGAGATGCCAAGAAAGGACGTTGTCACTTGGAATGCCATGATTTCAGGGTATGCTCAACACGGGGAAAGCAAGAAGGCCCTTAGCTTGTTTGATGAGATGAGGCGTAAAGGAATGAAACCAGATTGGATAACCTTTGTTGGAGTTCTATCAGCCTGTAACCATGCAGGTTTGGTCAATCTCGGTATTCAATATTTTGAGCAAATGCAGAATAATTATGGAGTTAAGCCAAAACCAGACCACTACACTTGTATGGTCGATCTACTTGGACGAGCTGGAAAGCTAAATGAAGCTGTGGATTTGATAAGAAAGATGCAATTCAAACCCCATATAGCACTATTTGGATCACTTTTGGGTTCTTGTAGGATCCACAGAAACTTAGAAGTGGCAGAGTTTGCTGCCAAGAACTTGCTTGGCCTTGAACCTACAAATGCAGCAGGCTATGTTCAACTTGCTAATGTTTATGCAGCCAAGAACCAATGGGAAGGCGTTTCTAAAGTTCGAAAATCAATGAAAGAAAACAAAGTTATCAAATCACCAGGATACAGTTGGATGGAGGTTGGGAGAGTGGTTCATGAGTTCAGATCAGGGGATAGACTTCATCCAGATCTCGAAAGCATACGCATGAAACTAAAAGATCTCGAGAAGAAAATGAAGTTAGCAGGTTATGTACCTGATCTCGACTCTTCATTACACGACGTAGGAGAGGAACAGAAAGAGCAGCTACTTCTGTGGCACAGTGAGAAGTTAGCCATTGCCTTTGGTTTAATGAAATTGCCACCAGAAATGCCAATTAGGATATTCAAGAACCTCAGAATTTGTGGTGATTGCCACCAAGCCACTAAAGTTATATCAGCAATAGAAACTAGGGAAATCATTGTTAGAGATACAACTAGGTTTCACCATTTCAAAAATGGAACTTGTTCTTGTGGTGATTACTGGTAA
- the LOC101254821 gene encoding spermidine hydroxycinnamoyl transferase-like, producing the protein MANCNENIGVAHDFVSNLQIEAIQTVMPMKQTDPRISRRVFIGENPGSGNFQRRFHMVFCYNKVSETDSGSMVAGWIKESLGKALVEKPLLAGRLRSIGENDTNYGEFEIVSNDSGVRLIEAEIQMNFDDFIHLKEKKNIEGQLVFWDDIHEPNTPYSPLFYVQVTNFKCGKYSVGISCSLFLEDPYSMTSFLNRWSKIHINMVSEADAPKIPTFFLPKLRRKGCSSPTLYSSLNTSNYHVNDTLIFKLPLKILNLSDDINKNNLVEKCVEEVENKYGKNLSTKLCLFVRETSEDVNVETFTREGINSFGSIKNGLISANYLDDLGLADNMRFNEENKAIHFSCWIINPGNEDLLLITPSPGDESGSQKNVIVTMRD; encoded by the exons ATGGCAAATTGCAATGAAAATATTGGAGTGGCACATGATTTTGTCTCCAACTTGCAAATTGAAGCAATCCAAACAGTGATGCCAATGAAGCAAACTGATCCAAGGATATCGCGACGAGTTTTCATTGGTGAAAATCCTGGCTCGGGCAATTTTCAAAGGCGTTTTCACATGGTGTTTTGTTATAATAAGGTATCAGAGACGGATTCAGGATCGATGGTCGCTGGTTGGATAAAGGAGTCACTAGGAAAGGCACTTGTTGAAAAACCATTACTTGCTGGTAGACTTAGAAGTATAGGAGAAAATGATACTAATTATGGGGAATTTGAAATTGTGTCAAATGATTCTGGTGTTAGATTGATTGAAGCTGAAATTCAaatgaattttgatgattttattcatcttaaggaaaagaaaaatatagaagGTCAGCTTGTCTTTTGGGATGATATTCATGAGCCTAACACTCCATATTCACCACTTTTTTATGTCCAG GTGACAAATTTCAAGTGTGGAAAATATTCCGTTGGGATAAGTTGTAGCCTTTTCCTAGAAGATCCTTATTCCATGACTAGTTTCTTGAATAGATGGTCCAAAATTCACatcaacatggtatcagaggCAGATGCACCTAAAATTCCGACTTTTTTCCTACCAAAGCTTAGGAGAAAAGGGTGTTCATCACCAACTTTATATTCGAGCTTAAACACAAGTAATTACCATGTTAACGACAcgttaatttttaaattacccttaaaaattttaaatttaagtgatGATATCAACAAGAATAATCTTGTAGAAAAATGTGTCGAAGAGGTAGAGAACAAATATGGTAAGAATTTGTCTACAAAATTGTGTTTGTTTGTTAGAGAAACCTCAGAGGATGTAAATGTGGAAACATTTACTAGAGAAGGGATTAATTCATTTGGTTCAATTAAGAATGGATTAATTTCAGCTAATTATTTGGATGATTTGGGATTAGCTGATAATATGAGgtttaatgaagaaaataaggCTATCCATTTTTCATGTTGGATAATTAATCCAGGAAATGAAGATCTTCTGTTGATTACTCCATCTCCTGGTGATGAAAGTGGCTCACAAAAGAATGTCATAGTAACAATGAGAGATTAA
- the LOC101245084 gene encoding uncharacterized protein isoform X2, with the protein MYRSSSSSRVSEEFFFNSSPNLKSTFSTETEELPTFNPQSHVAKKERNRLRSAENAIHLIPLILLLSAIVLWVFSSPVTMVNKADSIVARLNVAVNQPEIHEDSSKTSFTSKLELEDIDATDKSEDQSEG; encoded by the exons ATGTACCGTTCATCGAGTTCTTCACGAGTGTCTGAAGAGTTCTTTTTTAATTCTTCACCGAATCTGAAATCAACATTTTCTACTGAAACTGAAGAACTACCGACGTTTAATCCCCAATCTCATGTtgctaaaaaggaaagaaatcgTCTCAGATCTGCTGAAAATGCAATCCATCTTATCCCTTTAATACTCCTGCTTTCTGCTATTGTTTTGTGGGTTTTCTCTAGCCCGG TTACTATGGTGAATAAAGCTGATTCAATTGTTGCCAGACTCAACGTTGCTGTGAATCAACCTGAAATCCACGAAGACAGTTCAAAGACAAGTTTCACATCAAAGCTGGAGTTAGAGGACATCGATGCAACTGATAAGTCCGAAGATCAATCTGAAGGATGA
- the LOC101245084 gene encoding uncharacterized protein isoform X1 gives MYRSSSSSRVSEEFFFNSSPNLKSTFSTETEELPTFNPQSHVAKKERNRLRSAENAIHLIPLILLLSAIVLWVFSSPAVTMVNKADSIVARLNVAVNQPEIHEDSSKTSFTSKLELEDIDATDKSEDQSEG, from the exons ATGTACCGTTCATCGAGTTCTTCACGAGTGTCTGAAGAGTTCTTTTTTAATTCTTCACCGAATCTGAAATCAACATTTTCTACTGAAACTGAAGAACTACCGACGTTTAATCCCCAATCTCATGTtgctaaaaaggaaagaaatcgTCTCAGATCTGCTGAAAATGCAATCCATCTTATCCCTTTAATACTCCTGCTTTCTGCTATTGTTTTGTGGGTTTTCTCTAGCCCGG CAGTTACTATGGTGAATAAAGCTGATTCAATTGTTGCCAGACTCAACGTTGCTGTGAATCAACCTGAAATCCACGAAGACAGTTCAAAGACAAGTTTCACATCAAAGCTGGAGTTAGAGGACATCGATGCAACTGATAAGTCCGAAGATCAATCTGAAGGATGA
- the LOC101244514 gene encoding phospholipase A1-Ibeta2, chloroplastic-like — MQVAATLPATGVHFFPTRRASFKCNGYSSPLKPIARASSINAQSLQTITPTTTTTEMTKKHLSNLEKLLQKEAKPEPVIQKQGKTGENRGKQGEKTEENRGRNLLEGLNLSRIWPEMKAAEEMSPRHLIRLHRMLSSKSMEYSPRNNLGSRWKEYHGCKDWLGLLDPLDENLRRELVRYGEFIQAAYHCFHSDPATSANENAHVARDVSLPDRSYKVTKSLYATSSIGLPKWVDDVAPDLGWMTQRSSWIGYVAVCDDKTEIQRMGRRDIVIALRGTATCLEWGENLRDVLVQMPGENELVDAQPKVECGFLSLYKTGGAKIPSLAESVINEVKRLIEMYKGESLSITVTGHSLGAALALLVADDISTCSPDAPPVAVFSFGGPRVGNKGFANRLESKNVKVLRIVNKQDVITKVPGMFVSEAIDKKLRDTGASGVLNLLDNSMPWAYSHVGTELRVDTTKSPFLKPDADVACCHDLEAYLHLVDGYLGSNESFRPNAKRSLEKLLSEQSANIKKLYTSKGKDLSSLNLNREINFPRPSCLPSPSVLPSPSS, encoded by the coding sequence atgcaGGTGGCAGCAACACTTCCGGCGACCGGTGTTCATTTTTTTCCGACACGACGAGCTAGTTTCAAATGCAATGGCTATTCATCCCCATTGAAACCAATAGCTAGAGCTAGTTCGATAAATGCACAAAGTTTACAAACAAtaacaccaacaacaacaactacggAGATGACGAAGAAACATCTCTCGAATCTTGAAAAGCTTTTGCAGAAGGAAGCGAAGCCGGAGCCGGTAATTCAAAAACAGGGGAAAACAGGGGAAAACAGAGGAAAACAGGGGGAAAAAACAGAGGAAAACAGGGGAAGGAACTTGTTGGAAGGGCTAAATTTGTCCAGAATTTGGCCTGAGATGAAAGCAGCTGAAGAAATGTCACCTAGGCATTTGATTAGATTACATCGAATGTTGTCATCGAAATCAATGGAGTACTCACCAAGGAACAATCTTGGTAGTAGGTGGAAGGAGTATCATGGTTGTAAAGATTGGTTAGGACTTCTTGATCCATTGGACGAAAATCTCCGGCGAGAATTAGTCCGGTACGGGGAGTTTATTCAGGCGGCTTACCATTGTTTTCACTCCGACCCTGCCACGTCAGCAAATGAAAACGCTCACGTGGCGAGGGACGTGTCGTTGCCTGATAGGTCATACAAGGTGACTAAGAGTCTTTACGCCACGTCATCCATTGGCTTGCCTAAGTGGGTGGATGACGTGGCACCCGACCTCGGGTGGATGACCCAGAGGTCGAGTTGGATCGGGTACGTCGCCGTCTGCGACGATAAAACCGAGATCCAACGTATGGGGAGGAGGGATATTGTCATCGCGTTGCGGGGAACTGCAACGTGCCTTGAGTGGGGAGAAAATCTCCGCGATGTGCTCGTTCAAATGCCGGGTGAAAATGAATTAGTTGACGCACAACCTAAAGTAGAATGTGGATTTTTAAGTTTGTACAAAACAGGCGGGGCAAAAATCCCAAGTTTAGCTGAATCCGTTATTAATGAAGTGAAAAGACTTATTGAAATGTATAAAGGGGAGTCACTAAGTATAACAGTAACAGGGCATAGTCTTGGTGCTGCATTGGCTTTACTAGTAGCAGATGACATAAGTACGTGTTCACCTGACGCTCCACCAGTCGCAGTTTTTTCCTTTGGTGGTCCTCGAGTAGGCAACAAAGGTTTCGCCAATCGTCTGGAGTCCAAAAACGTTAAGGTGTTACGTATCGTGAACAAGCAAGACGTGATCACTAAAGTTCCAGGGATGTTTGTGAGCGAAGCAATAGACAAGAAACTAAGGGACACCGGTGCCTCGGGGGTGTTGAACTTGCTTGACAATAGCATGCCATGGGCTTATTCACATGTTGGCACAGAATTGAGAGTTGACACAACAAAGTCTCCATTTTTGAAACCTGATGCAGATGTTGCATGTTGTCATGACTTGGAAGCATATTTGCATTTGGTGGATGGATATTTGGGATCAAATGAATCATTTAGACCAAATGCTAAGAGGAGTCTTGAGAAGTTGTTAAGTGAACAAAGTGCTAATATTAAGAAATTGTATACTAGTAAGGGTAAAGATTTGAGTAGTCTCAATCTTAATAGAGAAATTAATTTTCCTAGGCCTAGTTGTTTGCCTAGTCCTAGTGTCTTGCCTAGTCCTTCATCTTGA